The proteins below are encoded in one region of Aquisphaera giovannonii:
- a CDS encoding MFS transporter, whose protein sequence is MDTRGESSGAFHYAWVIAGLTFLVLLATAGVRSAPGVLIVPLEREFGWDRATISLAVSVNLVLYGLIGPFAAAFMGRLGIRRTVLASLLFVATGVALTPLMTAPWHLMLLWGVVVGGGTGMTALVLGATVVNRWFAERRGLVLGVLTASTATGQLVFLPMLASVVARVGWRPAALVVAGVAAAVAIPVALLFRERPSDLGLMPYGASPATESLAVAVGNPFVAAIDALRDGLRSRDFWLLAGSFFVCGASTNGLIGTHLIPACLDYGIPEVQGASLLAAMGLFDLAGTTASGWLSDRWDNRVLLCWYYGLRGVALVFLPSFLGSAAWGLPIFALIYGLDWIATVPPTVKLTSDAFGKARAPVMFGWIVAAHQLGAAAAALGAGAVRTWMGDYERAFLTSGALCLITAGFVLRIGRDSPPESEPVPGDVQLEPSLG, encoded by the coding sequence ATGGATACTCGGGGTGAATCGTCCGGGGCCTTCCATTACGCCTGGGTGATCGCCGGGCTCACCTTCCTGGTCTTGCTCGCGACGGCGGGCGTCCGATCGGCGCCGGGCGTCCTGATCGTGCCCCTGGAGAGGGAGTTCGGATGGGACCGCGCGACGATCTCCCTGGCGGTGTCCGTGAACCTGGTCCTCTACGGGCTGATCGGGCCGTTCGCGGCGGCCTTCATGGGCCGCCTCGGGATCCGCCGGACGGTGCTCGCCTCGCTGCTGTTCGTGGCGACCGGCGTGGCGCTGACGCCCCTGATGACGGCCCCGTGGCACCTGATGCTCCTCTGGGGGGTCGTGGTCGGCGGCGGGACGGGGATGACGGCCCTGGTGCTGGGGGCGACCGTCGTGAACCGCTGGTTCGCGGAGCGGCGAGGCCTGGTGCTCGGCGTGCTGACGGCCAGCACGGCGACGGGCCAGCTCGTGTTCCTCCCGATGCTGGCCTCCGTCGTCGCCCGCGTGGGATGGCGGCCCGCCGCGCTCGTGGTCGCCGGAGTGGCCGCGGCGGTGGCCATCCCCGTCGCGCTGCTCTTCCGCGAGCGTCCCTCCGACCTGGGCCTCATGCCCTACGGGGCGAGTCCGGCGACCGAGAGCCTCGCCGTCGCGGTCGGCAATCCCTTCGTGGCCGCGATCGACGCGTTGCGTGACGGGCTCCGGTCGCGGGACTTCTGGCTCCTGGCGGGGAGCTTCTTCGTCTGCGGGGCGAGCACGAACGGCCTCATCGGCACGCACCTCATCCCGGCCTGCCTGGACTACGGCATCCCCGAAGTGCAGGGGGCCTCGCTGCTGGCGGCGATGGGGCTGTTCGACCTGGCGGGGACCACGGCCTCCGGCTGGCTCTCGGACCGGTGGGACAACCGGGTCCTGCTGTGCTGGTACTATGGCCTCCGGGGCGTCGCGCTCGTCTTCCTGCCCTCGTTCCTGGGCTCGGCGGCCTGGGGGCTGCCCATCTTCGCCCTCATCTACGGACTCGACTGGATCGCCACCGTCCCGCCGACGGTCAAGCTGACGAGCGACGCCTTCGGCAAGGCCCGGGCGCCGGTCATGTTCGGCTGGATCGTCGCCGCCCACCAGCTCGGGGCCGCCGCGGCCGCCCTGGGGGCCGGGGCGGTCCGGACCTGGATGGGAGATTACGAACGCGCGTTCCTGACCTCCGGCGCCCTCTGTTTGATCACCGCCGGTTTCGTCCTCCGGATCGGGCGCGACTCCCCTCCCGAGAGCGAGCCCGTCCCGGGCGATGTCCAGCTCGAGCCGAGCCTGGGGTGA
- a CDS encoding peroxiredoxin family protein, which produces MPRLRSVWISASLALAGVGVLAYAALKPPSAYHPVTAAMNEAAGTMSGRPATELSALATDGKRHSPAFDARDKPAVLVFIRDGCPCSEAADPYFRRLYAAYGSDAAFLGIMDGDLDTARDWAGRHGTPYPILSDPDRRVIRACQAERSAYVMLVASGGRIEAFWPGYSAAMLRELGTRLARMAGHSEVPLDVEGAPGELGSGCRF; this is translated from the coding sequence ATGCCCCGGTTGAGGAGCGTGTGGATTTCGGCTTCGCTGGCCCTCGCCGGAGTGGGTGTGCTCGCGTACGCCGCACTCAAGCCCCCGTCGGCCTATCACCCGGTCACGGCTGCCATGAACGAGGCGGCTGGGACGATGTCCGGACGACCCGCGACGGAGCTGTCCGCACTGGCCACGGACGGGAAGCGGCACTCGCCCGCGTTCGATGCGCGGGATAAGCCGGCCGTGCTCGTCTTCATCCGCGATGGATGTCCGTGCAGCGAGGCGGCCGACCCCTACTTCCGCCGCCTTTACGCCGCCTATGGCTCGGATGCGGCCTTCCTGGGAATCATGGACGGCGACCTCGACACGGCCCGCGACTGGGCCGGGCGACACGGCACCCCTTATCCCATCCTGTCCGACCCGGACCGCCGCGTCATCCGTGCCTGCCAGGCCGAGCGTTCGGCCTACGTCATGCTGGTGGCGTCCGGCGGCAGGATCGAGGCGTTCTGGCCGGGGTATTCCGCCGCGATGCTGAGGGAATTGGGCACCCGACTCGCCCGGATGGCGGGGCATTCCGAAGTCCCTCTGGATGTCGAAGGTGCGCCGGGGGAGCTCGGGTCCGGGTGCCGATTCTGA
- a CDS encoding FG-GAP-like repeat-containing protein: protein MPIRRPATMPERKPRRRLSPRLDALEPRLCLSASRVHPSLAGGKPGPAGIDALAIGDVNGDQVADFAVACHSGKSSSVTIYSGWGQQAATSTGFAPLALATIEDPLGKSGGGRGGLRVALADLNGDGVSELVVGSASTGKVAAYSFKVQGPSPVNAPVTASLIAGPTSLPGLRGASRLGLAAGDLDGDGRDEVVATAQGRRAVTAYALQGTSWVKERSFAPPPVPRGEGLDVAVGDVTGDGRDDVAVASLADGKVSVYDPSLGQWVATPQPLRARAGTARVTIVESKNAPGALVETGRVGRGPSRAALGMWGDPQVSVATPVVSPGGGDLIPLGAGFVYQRSTLQGLDSSFPYSNGPVTPSVFFASTGSAGQVILQGFGQGMTPSKADTYVESVGTSSGVFSPIQARTDAASGDSAALGINLVAYPSMNYTSPYRIDLSSASSGFDAGLWNRTVTDPSASGWGPDKSPNNPPTVPSGASNDWLRQRVIAAYMSQIGVDYQHHHDPTWSPVQGSSWNATSTVAYQSQGVDCTNFTAWAYADALGVTINSDTTQQALISASNPNGTVIPASLADRVAIQTIDHWSSYQDLVSQLEPGDILIINGDDSDPTKATHGITWLGQYGKDSNGLDQNLIIDSTGITPNHIDSNGHVVPEGVQIRPFGAPGTPNDWYYTHVGHVLRLIKADATATEPIAGSALPTVGADDHLTRLRDDDTADALLVIRPRPGSASLPSLESLAYQSLADRTYLTREQFAAEYGADPSDVQAVENWAFGQGLKVESVDPATRMIRVSGKVSSLENAFGTTLYDGQDNVNGPWVYKGEIGVPVALHDVIQGVFSVAPTGSASQASPSPSSDGQSGSDGYTPAELADRFQFPDATGAGQTIGIIETAGVVDDAARRDFNTYFSSQGLATPTILTVGQGTPASDDELYLDVEVAGALAPDATLVVYAAGGGAGNFFESIQDAVHDASHKLDVLSISDSIPEPYLSSMYLDVASRAFLEAAAMGVSVFTSAGDYGSSRDIPDGLAHVEFPSSSPWVTSVGGTSIKRGEDIDNEVVWNNYTIQDHDLSAGKGATGGGVSAHFAMPDYQKHVDRGEDPRSVNPGNAKGRGGPDVASIADPQTGILIYARGQFLHDGGTSAGAPTWAGLAARINQGLGKNVGFYNTLLYGDLSEAGVTHDVTSGDNTSSHVDIGDKQIPTYLGYDAHAGWDMTTGWGSPIGTSLLDQLKILLKKKED from the coding sequence ATGCCGATCCGCCGCCCCGCCACGATGCCCGAACGCAAGCCCCGCCGCCGCCTCAGCCCACGCCTGGACGCCCTGGAGCCTCGCCTCTGCCTCTCGGCCTCTCGGGTCCACCCGAGCCTGGCGGGCGGGAAGCCCGGCCCGGCGGGCATCGACGCCCTGGCCATCGGGGACGTGAACGGCGACCAGGTGGCGGACTTCGCCGTCGCCTGCCATTCCGGCAAGTCGTCCTCCGTGACCATCTACAGCGGCTGGGGCCAGCAGGCCGCCACGTCGACGGGCTTCGCCCCCCTCGCCCTGGCCACCATCGAGGACCCGCTCGGGAAGTCGGGCGGCGGGAGGGGTGGCCTCCGCGTCGCCCTGGCCGACCTGAACGGCGACGGCGTCTCGGAGCTCGTCGTCGGCTCCGCCAGCACGGGGAAGGTCGCCGCCTACTCCTTCAAGGTGCAGGGGCCGTCGCCGGTCAATGCGCCGGTGACGGCGAGCCTCATCGCCGGGCCGACGTCCCTCCCGGGCCTCCGCGGAGCGTCCAGGCTCGGCCTCGCCGCCGGCGACCTGGACGGGGACGGCCGCGACGAGGTCGTCGCCACGGCCCAGGGCCGCCGCGCGGTGACCGCCTATGCGCTCCAGGGGACGAGCTGGGTCAAGGAGCGGTCGTTCGCCCCCCCGCCCGTCCCGCGGGGCGAGGGCCTGGACGTGGCCGTCGGCGACGTGACCGGCGACGGACGCGACGACGTCGCGGTCGCGTCCCTGGCGGACGGCAAGGTCTCGGTCTACGATCCTTCGCTGGGCCAGTGGGTGGCGACGCCCCAGCCGTTGAGGGCACGCGCCGGGACGGCGAGGGTGACGATCGTCGAGTCGAAGAACGCCCCGGGGGCGCTCGTGGAGACCGGGCGCGTCGGCCGCGGGCCGTCCCGGGCGGCGCTCGGGATGTGGGGCGATCCGCAGGTGTCCGTCGCCACGCCCGTCGTCTCGCCGGGCGGCGGGGACCTCATCCCCCTGGGGGCGGGCTTCGTCTATCAGAGGAGCACGCTCCAGGGGCTAGACTCCTCCTTCCCGTACAGCAACGGGCCGGTGACGCCGTCGGTCTTCTTCGCCTCCACGGGTTCCGCGGGCCAGGTCATCCTCCAGGGGTTCGGGCAGGGCATGACGCCCAGCAAGGCCGATACCTACGTGGAGTCGGTGGGCACCTCATCGGGCGTGTTCTCGCCGATCCAGGCCCGCACCGACGCCGCCTCCGGCGACAGCGCCGCCCTCGGCATCAACCTGGTCGCCTACCCGTCGATGAACTATACATCGCCCTACCGGATCGACCTCTCCTCGGCGTCATCGGGCTTCGACGCCGGGCTGTGGAACCGGACCGTCACCGACCCGTCTGCCAGCGGCTGGGGGCCCGACAAGAGCCCCAACAACCCGCCGACGGTCCCCTCCGGAGCGTCCAATGACTGGCTCCGCCAGCGCGTCATCGCCGCGTACATGAGCCAGATCGGCGTCGATTACCAGCACCACCACGACCCGACCTGGTCCCCCGTGCAGGGATCGAGCTGGAACGCCACCTCGACCGTCGCCTACCAGAGCCAGGGCGTGGATTGCACCAACTTCACGGCCTGGGCCTACGCCGATGCGCTGGGCGTCACGATCAACAGCGACACCACGCAGCAGGCCCTCATCAGCGCGTCCAACCCGAACGGGACCGTCATTCCCGCGTCGCTCGCCGACCGCGTGGCGATCCAGACCATCGACCACTGGAGCAGCTACCAGGACCTCGTCTCCCAGCTCGAGCCGGGCGACATCCTGATCATCAACGGCGACGATTCCGATCCGACGAAGGCGACCCACGGGATCACCTGGCTGGGCCAGTACGGGAAGGACTCCAACGGCCTCGATCAGAACCTGATCATCGACTCGACGGGGATCACCCCCAATCACATCGACTCGAACGGGCATGTGGTCCCCGAGGGGGTGCAGATCCGGCCCTTCGGCGCGCCCGGGACGCCGAACGACTGGTATTACACGCACGTCGGGCACGTCCTCCGGCTGATCAAGGCCGACGCGACGGCGACGGAGCCGATCGCCGGGAGCGCCCTGCCGACCGTCGGCGCGGACGACCACCTGACGCGACTCCGCGACGACGACACGGCCGACGCCCTGCTGGTGATCCGCCCCCGGCCGGGTTCGGCGAGCCTCCCGTCGCTGGAATCCCTGGCATACCAGTCATTGGCCGACCGCACCTACCTCACTCGCGAGCAATTCGCCGCCGAGTACGGCGCCGACCCCTCCGACGTGCAGGCGGTGGAGAATTGGGCCTTCGGGCAGGGCCTGAAGGTGGAGTCGGTGGACCCGGCCACGCGGATGATCCGGGTCTCCGGCAAGGTCTCCAGCCTGGAGAACGCCTTCGGCACGACCCTCTACGACGGTCAGGACAACGTCAACGGCCCGTGGGTCTACAAGGGGGAGATCGGCGTCCCGGTCGCCCTGCACGACGTGATCCAGGGGGTCTTCAGCGTGGCCCCGACCGGATCGGCCTCGCAGGCCAGCCCGTCCCCCTCGTCCGACGGCCAGTCCGGGAGCGATGGCTACACCCCGGCCGAGCTGGCCGATCGGTTCCAGTTCCCGGACGCCACCGGGGCGGGCCAGACGATCGGGATCATCGAGACGGCGGGCGTGGTCGATGACGCGGCGCGACGGGACTTCAACACGTACTTCAGTTCCCAGGGGCTGGCCACGCCCACCATCCTGACGGTCGGCCAGGGGACGCCCGCGAGCGACGACGAGCTGTACCTGGACGTCGAGGTGGCCGGGGCGCTCGCGCCCGACGCCACGCTCGTGGTCTACGCGGCCGGCGGCGGGGCGGGGAACTTCTTCGAGTCCATCCAGGACGCGGTCCACGACGCCTCGCACAAGCTCGACGTCCTCTCGATCAGCGACTCGATCCCCGAGCCCTATCTCTCGTCGATGTACCTGGACGTCGCCTCGCGGGCGTTCCTGGAGGCGGCCGCGATGGGGGTCTCGGTCTTCACCTCGGCCGGCGATTACGGCTCGTCACGGGACATCCCGGACGGACTGGCGCACGTCGAGTTCCCGTCGTCCAGCCCGTGGGTCACGTCGGTGGGCGGCACGTCCATCAAGCGGGGCGAGGACATCGACAACGAGGTTGTGTGGAACAACTACACGATCCAGGACCACGACCTCTCGGCCGGCAAGGGGGCCACGGGGGGCGGGGTGAGTGCCCATTTCGCGATGCCCGATTACCAGAAGCACGTGGACCGGGGCGAAGACCCCCGGTCGGTGAACCCCGGCAACGCCAAGGGGCGGGGCGGGCCGGACGTCGCGTCGATCGCCGACCCGCAGACGGGCATCCTGATCTACGCCCGCGGCCAGTTCCTCCACGACGGCGGCACGAGCGCGGGGGCCCCGACCTGGGCCGGCCTCGCGGCCCGGATCAACCAGGGACTGGGCAAGAACGTGGGCTTCTACAACACGCTGCTCTACGGCGACCTCAGCGAGGCCGGGGTGACGCACGACGTCACCTCGGGGGACAACACGTCAAGCCACGTCGACATCGGGGACAAGCAAATCCCGACCTACCTCGGCTACGACGCGCATGCCGGCTGGGACATGACGACCGGATGGGGCAGCCCCATCGGGACCTCGCTCCTCGATCAGTTGAAGATCCTCCTCAAGAAGAAGGAGGACTGA
- a CDS encoding TetR/AcrR family transcriptional regulator translates to MDGTKSAKARVLEVAEELFYREGVRAVGIDTIIARSGVAKMSLYRNFPSKDALIVAYLEERNRQFFERWDGAVGPEGAEPRARLSGLVARIVTRVREPGFRGCPFLNARAEFPDATHPARAVIEAHRSEVRRRLAGLCRDLNARDPESLAAQLLILINGIYASGIADDAEARAAVEAADALIEAHVGPARPTAARARRR, encoded by the coding sequence GTGGACGGCACGAAATCGGCGAAGGCCCGCGTCCTGGAGGTGGCTGAGGAGCTCTTCTACCGGGAGGGCGTCAGGGCCGTCGGCATCGACACCATCATCGCCCGCTCGGGCGTGGCGAAGATGAGCCTGTATCGCAATTTCCCCTCGAAGGACGCCCTGATCGTCGCCTACCTGGAGGAGCGAAATCGGCAGTTCTTCGAGCGCTGGGATGGTGCCGTCGGGCCGGAAGGCGCCGAGCCTCGCGCCCGCCTCTCGGGGCTGGTCGCGAGGATCGTGACGAGGGTCCGCGAGCCGGGCTTCCGCGGGTGCCCCTTCCTGAACGCGCGGGCGGAGTTCCCGGACGCGACGCACCCGGCGAGGGCGGTGATCGAGGCGCACCGCTCCGAGGTCCGGCGGCGGCTCGCCGGGCTCTGTCGCGACCTGAATGCCCGCGACCCGGAGTCGCTCGCGGCCCAGTTGCTCATCCTCATCAATGGCATCTACGCCTCGGGCATCGCCGACGACGCCGAGGCGAGGGCGGCCGTCGAGGCGGCGGACGCCCTCATCGAAGCCCACGTCGGCCCCGCGAGGCCGACGGCTGCGAGGGCCCGCCGCCGTTGA
- a CDS encoding DHA2 family efflux MFS transporter permease subunit has protein sequence MSTATKAVANTSPGRGVGFGRTTRAPINPWFVALTVTLATFMEVLDTSIANVALPHIAGGLSAGRSQATWVLTSYLVANAIVLPLSGFLIGLMGRKRFYMTCVLLFTISSALCGAAPSLELLIFFRLLQGIGGGGLQPSEQGILVDTFPAAQRGMAMAIYGVAVVVAPILGPLLGGYITDNYSWRWIFYINIPIGILSLVLTHFIVQDPPGMAKETRANLARGLNIDFIGLGLVSVGLGSLEVIYAKGQEWDFYNDPFWRAQAFMIAAAAGLTLFVMWELRHPNPIINLRLLGDRNFLASGLIIFISFAVLYGSNVNTPQMLQELFGYDAFRAGLVLSPSAFFTMAMMPIVGFLLGKKLDARVLLPIGLLLLAGSCYWQAHLNLYVSPWAVIAPRCLQMAGLGLLFVPLNNAAYLYISKDQTNNATGVFNMLRNEGGSLGIAIVTILLDRRSQFHHARLAEHIRPGREAVDRVVGSLAQVRMVRGGATAVDAHAQGWALMSGNVAEQARILAYLDAFWVFFLLALAAMPLILIMKKSVARGDLAAH, from the coding sequence GTGAGCACGGCCACGAAGGCTGTCGCGAACACCAGCCCCGGCCGGGGCGTGGGATTCGGTCGGACGACTCGCGCGCCGATCAACCCGTGGTTCGTCGCCCTGACCGTCACCCTGGCGACGTTCATGGAGGTCCTGGATACCTCCATCGCCAACGTCGCCCTGCCGCACATCGCCGGCGGCCTGTCGGCCGGGAGGAGCCAGGCGACCTGGGTGCTGACCAGCTACCTCGTCGCCAACGCGATCGTGCTTCCTCTGTCGGGCTTCCTGATCGGCCTCATGGGGCGCAAACGCTTCTACATGACCTGCGTCCTCCTGTTCACGATCAGCTCCGCCCTCTGCGGCGCGGCGCCGAGCCTGGAGCTGCTCATCTTCTTCAGGCTGCTCCAGGGCATCGGCGGCGGCGGCCTCCAGCCGTCGGAGCAGGGCATCCTGGTGGACACGTTCCCGGCCGCGCAGCGCGGGATGGCGATGGCAATCTACGGCGTCGCCGTGGTCGTCGCCCCGATCCTCGGCCCGCTCTTGGGGGGGTACATCACGGATAATTATTCGTGGCGCTGGATCTTCTACATCAACATCCCGATCGGCATCCTCTCCCTGGTGCTCACCCATTTCATCGTCCAGGACCCGCCGGGCATGGCGAAGGAGACCCGGGCGAACCTCGCCCGCGGCCTGAACATCGACTTCATCGGGCTGGGGCTCGTGTCCGTGGGACTGGGCTCGCTGGAGGTGATCTATGCGAAGGGGCAGGAGTGGGACTTCTACAACGACCCCTTCTGGCGGGCGCAGGCCTTCATGATCGCGGCCGCGGCCGGGCTGACCCTGTTCGTGATGTGGGAGCTGAGGCATCCCAACCCGATCATCAACCTGCGGCTCCTCGGCGACCGCAACTTCCTGGCCTCGGGCCTGATCATCTTCATCTCGTTCGCGGTCCTGTACGGGTCGAACGTCAACACGCCCCAGATGCTCCAGGAGCTGTTCGGCTACGACGCCTTCCGCGCGGGGCTCGTGCTCTCGCCCTCGGCCTTCTTCACGATGGCGATGATGCCGATCGTCGGCTTCCTCCTGGGGAAGAAGCTCGACGCCCGGGTGCTCCTGCCGATCGGACTGCTGCTGCTGGCCGGCTCGTGCTACTGGCAGGCGCACCTGAACCTGTACGTCTCCCCCTGGGCCGTCATCGCGCCCCGCTGCCTCCAGATGGCGGGACTGGGGCTGCTGTTCGTGCCGCTGAACAACGCGGCCTACCTGTACATCTCGAAGGACCAGACGAACAACGCGACGGGCGTCTTCAACATGCTCCGCAACGAGGGCGGGAGTCTCGGGATCGCCATCGTGACGATCCTCCTGGACCGCCGGAGCCAGTTCCACCACGCACGCCTGGCCGAGCACATCCGGCCGGGCCGCGAGGCGGTCGATCGCGTGGTCGGCAGCCTCGCGCAGGTGCGGATGGTCCGCGGCGGCGCCACCGCGGTCGATGCCCACGCCCAGGGATGGGCCCTGATGTCCGGCAACGTGGCGGAGCAGGCCCGGATCCTGGCGTACCTGGACGCCTTCTGGGTGTTCTTCCTGCTGGCCCTGGCGGCGATGCCGCTGATCCTGATCATGAAGAAGTCCGTGGCCCGCGGGGACCTCGCGGCCCATTGA
- a CDS encoding TolC family protein: MRKCWLGVTLSAGLSLAAGPGSRGEDLNDAWAIALRVNQGLQSQQATSLSRGFESAAARSARYPTVRTFTFNASLTATPMISTAGIVPSSAGAGAAGGAAGAGAGAGPAAAAGGAAPYVPVLGNGQRDLPVSLVTASIPLYTGGKILRNIDAADARANAQRSEEYRTALDLKLIVASAYVGVLRAGKNLDVARSNVEQLTSFARDVRNRTEQGMAIRSDQLAADVSLNNARVLLIQSRANLASAWATYNRYLCRPVTATAPLMDLNAVPPGGDPDRLTAEAERLTSVQPDESESDALMQRAVEIRPELAGLREQARAYRAQAEATRANLRPQVSFNMANVYLGSNRTTPQDIGAATFLIDWTFTDSFQTRRQAAAQRQQEIATAKRRNDAAADVALEVRTRWLDQFQARQRVPVARLAIAQAQENVRVITDRYREQRATYTEVLDAETRRVQSLTNFYNAVYDDILAGFRLHRAVGDL, encoded by the coding sequence ATGCGCAAATGCTGGCTCGGCGTGACGCTGTCCGCGGGCCTGTCGCTGGCGGCCGGCCCCGGATCGCGGGGCGAGGACCTGAACGACGCATGGGCCATCGCCCTACGCGTGAACCAGGGGTTGCAGTCCCAGCAGGCCACCTCACTCTCGCGGGGCTTCGAGTCCGCCGCGGCCCGATCGGCCCGCTACCCGACGGTCCGCACCTTCACCTTCAATGCCTCGCTGACGGCCACGCCGATGATCTCGACCGCCGGCATCGTGCCCTCTTCGGCCGGGGCCGGGGCCGCGGGAGGGGCGGCCGGGGCGGGGGCGGGGGCCGGCCCGGCCGCGGCGGCCGGCGGCGCCGCGCCGTACGTCCCCGTGCTCGGCAACGGCCAGCGGGACCTGCCCGTCTCGCTCGTCACCGCGAGCATCCCGCTGTACACCGGCGGGAAGATCCTCCGCAACATCGACGCGGCCGACGCCAGGGCCAACGCGCAGCGCTCGGAGGAGTACCGCACGGCGCTCGACCTCAAGCTCATCGTCGCCTCGGCATACGTCGGCGTCTTGCGTGCCGGGAAGAACCTGGACGTCGCCCGCAGCAACGTCGAGCAGCTCACCTCCTTCGCGCGGGACGTCCGCAACCGCACCGAGCAGGGGATGGCCATCCGCAGCGACCAGCTCGCCGCCGACGTCTCGCTCAACAACGCCCGCGTGCTGCTGATCCAGTCGCGGGCCAACCTCGCCTCGGCCTGGGCGACGTACAACCGCTACCTCTGCCGCCCCGTCACGGCCACGGCCCCGCTCATGGACCTGAATGCGGTGCCGCCCGGGGGCGATCCCGACCGGCTCACGGCCGAGGCTGAGCGGCTGACCTCGGTGCAGCCCGACGAGTCCGAGTCGGACGCGCTCATGCAGAGGGCGGTGGAGATCCGGCCGGAGCTGGCGGGCCTGCGGGAGCAGGCACGCGCCTACCGCGCCCAGGCGGAGGCGACGCGGGCGAACCTGCGTCCGCAGGTCTCCTTCAACATGGCGAACGTCTACCTCGGCTCCAACCGGACGACGCCCCAGGACATCGGCGCCGCGACTTTCCTCATCGACTGGACCTTCACCGACAGCTTCCAGACGAGGCGGCAGGCGGCGGCCCAGCGGCAGCAGGAGATCGCCACCGCGAAGCGGCGGAACGACGCCGCGGCCGACGTGGCCCTCGAGGTCCGCACCCGCTGGCTCGACCAGTTCCAGGCCCGCCAGCGGGTCCCCGTGGCCCGCCTCGCCATCGCGCAGGCGCAGGAGAACGTCAGGGTCATCACCGATCGCTATCGCGAGCAGCGCGCCACCTACACGGAAGTGCTGGACGCCGAGACCCGCCGCGTGCAGTCGCTGACCAACTTCTACAACGCCGTGTACGACGACATCCTCGCCGGCTTCCGGCTCCATCGAGCCGTCGGAGACCTCTGA
- a CDS encoding HlyD family secretion protein — translation MATTNGSASGVDEGHEIVARNGHATEDWGGARFPVDSQFVVDTKGTRTVGEEHSADADPDAAARAQEKKDRRRRRVRTLIILLVLGLVVGAGLYFGVPMVREALRTVSTDDAFVAGHITNVSPRVEDLVTEVLVEENDRVEPGMILVRLDREPFEIRVQQAESNLEQARANLVNATAQVRAQLARARAAYYQRQNAQERLRQQVATLHARFATLRARESSFRLAELDQRRIEALVRRGSATQSELDTQNNRLDVNREEMREAREQVQEARALLGLRPNYEHPLDLPPDLEVNQSAVQSAVSDIATSLAEIGISIDPNDAAQARAFQDFIRPKGDKAAGEGVESLLDQAPGVRVARAAVGVAEKGLADARLRLSYTEIRAEVAGHVQDRTVNPGNRVQPGQTLLSIRPDYVWIEANYKETQLRYIRIGMPVDVEVDAYPGRVFRARVAGFSPGTGLAGSLLPPENATGNYIKVTQRLPVRIELAEPNPADTPLFVGLSVVPKVRFEESPSGPGAGQRLHEADVRSRPSRGEGPAGRYNGDGEGPSPEGGPS, via the coding sequence ATGGCGACAACGAATGGATCGGCCTCGGGAGTCGACGAGGGGCACGAGATCGTCGCCCGGAATGGTCACGCGACCGAGGACTGGGGAGGGGCTCGGTTCCCGGTCGATTCCCAGTTCGTCGTGGATACGAAGGGGACCCGGACGGTCGGCGAGGAGCACTCGGCCGACGCCGATCCGGACGCGGCGGCGCGGGCGCAGGAGAAGAAGGACAGGCGGCGACGCCGCGTCCGGACGCTCATCATCCTCCTGGTGCTCGGCCTGGTGGTCGGCGCCGGGCTCTATTTCGGCGTGCCGATGGTGCGCGAGGCGCTCCGCACGGTCTCGACGGACGACGCCTTCGTGGCGGGGCACATCACCAACGTCAGCCCTCGGGTCGAGGACCTCGTGACGGAGGTTCTCGTCGAGGAGAATGACCGCGTCGAGCCCGGCATGATCCTCGTCCGGCTCGACCGCGAGCCGTTCGAGATCCGGGTGCAGCAGGCCGAGTCCAACCTGGAGCAGGCCCGGGCCAACCTCGTGAATGCGACGGCCCAGGTGAGGGCACAACTTGCCAGGGCGAGGGCCGCGTATTACCAGCGGCAGAACGCCCAGGAGCGGCTCCGCCAGCAGGTCGCCACGCTCCACGCGAGGTTCGCGACCCTGCGTGCCCGCGAGTCCAGCTTCCGGCTCGCGGAGCTCGACCAGAGGCGGATCGAGGCCCTCGTGAGGCGAGGCTCGGCCACGCAGTCGGAGCTCGACACGCAGAACAACCGGCTGGACGTCAATCGCGAGGAGATGCGGGAGGCCCGCGAGCAGGTCCAGGAGGCCCGCGCGTTGCTCGGCCTCCGGCCGAATTACGAGCATCCGCTGGACTTGCCCCCGGACCTGGAGGTGAACCAGTCCGCCGTCCAGTCGGCGGTGTCCGACATCGCGACCTCGCTGGCGGAGATCGGCATCTCGATCGACCCGAACGACGCGGCCCAGGCCCGGGCGTTCCAGGACTTCATCAGGCCGAAGGGGGACAAGGCGGCGGGCGAGGGGGTGGAGTCGCTCCTCGATCAGGCCCCCGGGGTGCGGGTGGCGAGGGCCGCGGTCGGCGTGGCGGAGAAGGGCCTCGCCGACGCACGGCTGCGGCTGAGCTATACCGAGATCCGCGCGGAGGTTGCCGGCCACGTCCAGGACCGCACCGTGAACCCGGGCAATCGCGTGCAGCCCGGGCAGACGCTGCTGTCGATCCGGCCGGATTACGTCTGGATCGAGGCGAACTACAAGGAAACCCAGCTCCGCTACATCCGAATCGGGATGCCGGTCGACGTCGAGGTCGACGCCTACCCCGGCAGGGTCTTCAGGGCCCGGGTCGCGGGCTTCAGTCCCGGCACCGGCCTGGCCGGCTCGCTCCTCCCGCCGGAGAACGCGACCGGCAATTACATCAAGGTGACCCAGCGACTGCCGGTCCGGATCGAGCTCGCCGAGCCGAACCCCGCGGACACGCCGCTATTCGTCGGGCTTTCGGTGGTCCCCAAGGTGCGTTTCGAGGAGAGCCCGAGCGGCCCCGGGGCCGGGCAGCGGCTGCACGAGGCCGACGTCCGATCCCGGCCGAGTCGAGGCGAAGGACCGGCCGGGCGATACAACGGCGACGGGGAAGGGCCGTCCCCCGAGGGCGGACCGTCGTGA